The genomic stretch cactgctggtgggaccCATGCCCCACCCAGCCCCGTTCTCTAGATTATTTGCCAATGGTAGTTTATCTACACtgagcgtgggggtgggggtgggggtgggggtggggggggaggaggaatcCTCCACCACTGACTACTCCCCAGCAGAGGTTCTCGGAGAAGGTCCCGGGCAGCCACCCCTACCTCCAGTCCCCTACCCCGCGACTCTCCCTCAGGGCCCAAGGAGCCGGGGCCTCGAGTAGTCAAAGATCGAGTGGCTGCCGCCCGGCTTCCGCACCAAGCCGTCAGGCGAGTTCGCGGCGCCGCCCGGGCCGCGAGAGGAGCGCCGGGGATCCCGAGCTAAAGCACAGGAAGGccagggagggggcgggccgCGCTCTCACCGAGAAGTCCTGGAAGCCCGTGAGGGAGAAGGTGCCTTCTTCGTCCAGCAGGAGCCCGGCCAAGTCCATCGCGCCGCCACCTGCCGCCCTGAGAAAGTGGAAGGGAACGAATGGTAAGGGAGCCGCGGAGCCCTCGCCTGAGCGCCGTCCTCCCCCGCGCGGACGGCCGCCTTCGCCAGCGCAGCCCCCTGTCCTCGCGCCGGCGGCAGCAGGCGGGGCCGGGTTGGCGGGCGCCTCTTCCTGTTCCGCCCCGGGCGGGGCTcggggctccgggctccgggctccgcgATCCGGGCTCCGGGTGTGGGCCTCGGAGGCCAGGGCGCTCACCTCACCCAGTGGAGAGGAGACCCGGCTGCGAAGCGCGTGTTGTGCCTCTGTCCCGCGTTTAGTAGCCGCAGGGGTGTCGCCGGCGAGTCAGCGCGCGGCACTTCCTGCCGCCCGAGGGGCCCAGCCGCCAGCCCCAACAGCCACGGAGGAGCCAAGCTCGCAATCCTGGTAGCCCTGAGCCCGGGCGAGTCCCAGAACTAAGCCCCAGCGTGCCCTTGTCTGGGTGGGTAATGGGGACAATTCCCCGGGGACCACGCCACACTGAAGATGAACGAGCCCGGCTGACCTTTTCGTATCAATGTGGATGTTAATATGAGTAGAACAAAGATGCAGGACGAGTCGCtcccaaatatgtttttaaaagatacgCACATAGAacaatatacatgtataaaatgcGTCGGAAAAAACGCAGAAGAAACAACAGTGGGTACACTGTGGAAACGTAGCAGGGAAACTTACTTTTTGCTGTATACCTTACTTTCGGTAGCTTGAACTCTAAACCTAATTACGTATTTTGTAGGGTCACTGCAGAAATTAAATGgtcacaaagaaatacaaagcgaCTAGTACGCTGTAAGCCTCAGTAAATGGAATTAATCCCCCCCCCCAAGAGTCAACAGCTAAAcaggattctattttttttttttttttaacgtttatttatttttgagacagagagagacagagcatgaacgggggagggtcacagagagaaggagacacagaatctgaaacaggctccaggctctgagctgtcagcccagagcccgacgcggggctcgaactcacggactgcgagatcatgacctgagccgaagtcggacactcaaccgactgagccacccaggcgccccaggattctATTTTTAAACCCGCGACCCCAATCTCCCGTTTGAGCAAGGGAATGGAAAAAGCTCCGATACGTGCCGGCAGTAAAGTTTACGTTTGGGGAGGAAACAACTTTACTGAGTAAGTGAAGCTGTTTTCGAGTCAGTCGAGTCACGCGCTGGTGTTTGTTTATCCCCGAGAGGAGGGAACTGGGAGGACCAGTAAGTCAAGAACTGACTAATGGGACAGCCGCCGCCCTTCCCGTGCTGAAGCAGATCCTACTCCGGACACTGGGCATTTGGCAGCCCACTTCCTGCCCCTTCGGCCCGCATCACACTGGGAAAACCGGGCCAGCACGGGTCTCCCTAGCCGCCCTGCCTACACAGGCAGAGGAAGACGGCTGGAGTGCGAAGACACGGATACACAGTCCTTCGGTCCCGTGGAGCCGGACAGCGCACAGTCACGACCGGAGATCACGACTCCAGCAACCACAATACGAACCTGCGCAGCATAGGAGCCCTGGCAGCCGCCTGTGCGCAGGCGCGGGCCGCCCTATCCCGGCGGTTGGGGTGCGTCACGTGACGGGCTCGTCTTTCCTCCGTCACGTGACGGCCCCTGGGCGGCCTCGGCTGCGCTCTCCGCGGCGTGCGCCCCCTTCCGCCTGACGCGCCCCCGGCGGCGGCCGCGCAGCCCTGGCTCCTCGCGGGCTCGGGCGGCGGCTGCGACGGGGCTATggcgagcggcggcggcggcggtggtaACACCGGCGCGGGTGGGGGCTCGGGGGCAGGCCTGAGCCTCGGCCTGGGCCTGGGTCTGAGCCTAGGCATGGGGGAGGCCACCGGcgaggcggaggaggaggcggcCACGGCCGAGGCGGTGGGACGCCTGGCCACGACGCTGTGGCTGCGGCTCCGCGGCTGGGAGGCAGTGCTGGCGGCAGCGCAGCGGCTGCTGGTGTGGGAGAAACCGCTGCACAGCCTGGTCACGGCGGCCGCACTCAACGGCCTCTTCTGGTAACGGCCacggaggagggggcggggccgggctgcgcgggcgggcgggggcgggaggggccgggAGCACCTTTCCCGTTCCTGGGGTTGACACTTGCCTCGGGGGAGTGGCCCCCTTCCCCCGTCTGTTGTCGGTCGGGGTTGTCCCATACCTCTGTCTCGGGTCTCATGGTAGGCCTGGAGGTTCCGGTTCCCCCATCAGTGGGCGCTTTTCCGCCTTTCGCGATGGATGCGGGGGCCTCTCACCCACTCATCGCTGAGGTGCCTGTCTCTCCCTAAGGTTGCTCTCTTCGTCGTCCCTCCGGCCCTTCTTCCTACTCAGCGTCTCACTTTTGGCCTATTTTCTGCTGGATCTCTGGCAGCCTCGCTTATTCCCTGACATCGCAGGTGAGTATTCATTCAGTAAGCCCCGTTGTGCACTTGCTTTGTGCCTGAGCCCGCTGGGTGGGTTGAATGGTGAGGGCAAATGTACAGCAGGCCCCCGGGTCCCAGGCACCACCTTAAAATTAGTGTTACTGTGAGCGTAGTAGTTAAGAGTGCAGACTCTACAGCCACATTGCCTGGGTTCCATTGCTTGCTCTGCCGTTTGCTGTGCGTGTGACCTTGTAAGAGCCACTCAATTTCTATTTCCCTcggttttctcttctataaaacaaGAATGATAGAATTTAGTCGGTAAGCAACTGAagactaaatgaattaataccTGTTCTGTGCTCGTGGTAGAGGTTCAGATAGCACAGGAATCATGGGAATATTaggttctgtttttgttgttgttatgccTGTATTTACTGAATGGGTATTTTGGAGCAATTAGATGTCACCTGTGTGTGAGCTACTTGGGATGTAAACACGAATAAGGTGTGTTTGAAAAGAGtgaagtttaggggcacctgagggtctcagtcagctaagtgtctgactcttgatttctgctcgggtcatgatcccgagGGCAGTGAGATCGGGCCCCAAGTCAGGCTACGtgagactttctctctctccctctcttttgctgcccctcccccatgcacgcatcttgtgtgctctctctctcaaaataaataaattaatttaaaaaaaaattaaagtgtggggtacctggctggctcagagcatTCTTGATATCGGGGTTGTAAGATCAAGCTTCAGGTtgagtgtagaggttacttagaaataataaagaaatctttaaaagaaagtgaTTAAAGAGGGAGACAGTTGTGTAAATAGAAGCAATTATGACAATGTAACTTTTCGTACCTTGGTGTCTGAAGGTGCTCTGGgaatgcagaggaggggcaaCTGTTTCTGCCCTGGGAAGTGTCTCCCAGAGCCCTACCACTCAATAACTtgttccccacctctctctataGCATCATCCCCAGAGGAGCCCCACTCTGACAGGTGAGTGCAGGCCAGCTCTTGAAGACAAATGCCCAAACCCTGTTTTGCTTTGGTGCCAGTGTCCCCACAGTGCAGGGCGACACTGCAGGGTCTGCAGAGACCCCAGCATAGCAAATGGACTGGCAACAAGTTCGGTCCTGGGTTCCTATTTAGGTGTTTGGGTGCCTGATGCTTTGGGGGCAAAGGGTTGGGAACTCTGGGCTTTGCTTCCCAAGATGAGGACAGCCTCCTTTTGGGAGGTGGGGTTGTCCAGTTTTTTAGACTGAAGATCGCATTGGCATTCTCAGAGGGATTTGAGTGCCTAGGAAGCTGGTGTCTGAGGCCTCCAGGGGTCATGTCATGTCTCCCCAGTGAGGGTGCGGGGTCAGGCGCCCGGCCGCACCTGCTGAGTGTGCCCGAGTTGTGCAGATACCTGGCTGAGAGCTGGCTCACCTTCCAGATTCACCTGCAGGAGCTGCTGCAGTACAAGAGGCAGAATCCAGCTCAGGTAACCTCTTTCATGTCATATAACAGTTTCCCGCACTGTGGGGAAATAGAGGTAGGGGAATGGGGAGTAGTAACGTGAAATCCCTGGCTGGACACTGAAGGAAGAGGGTTGGGGGCCTTTTTGAGGCAACACATGCAGCGAGTAGCCTGGTACAGGAGTAGTCTCATTTCAGAGAGTAAGTTTGTGATGTTTTGACACTGTTTCCTGTTAAGGGATATCAGTCTGAGTTGTAGGCATTTGATGATGTCTATTGTAAGCTTACTGAATTGGTTGTCTTGGGCATTCTCTTGACTAGACTAGATCGCTGCATCCCCAGAAGGCATACCCCTCCTTCCACCAGCTGAACAGCAATTTCTTGCCCAGATGAGTGGGGCATATACCTCTCAGACCCTGTTCTCTTCTCTGCAGTTCTGTGCTCGAGTTTGTTCTGGCTGTGCTGTACTGGCTGTGCTGGGACACTACGTTCCGGGGATTATGATTTCTTACATTGTCTGTGAGTAGACTTTAACCCCTGCCTTTCCCAAAGCtggttccttctctttccttggaCTGGGTCAAAGGGACTGGCTAGCCCTAAGGGAGGATggtgcactctctcttttttttttttttttttttttttttttttttgatgatctgTTTATGGAGATCTCCAGGGGATGCTGGAGTGTTAGTGATGGTGGAAGAGTCATCTGGGCAGGAGAGTGGTAGATGTGGAGGGAGAAGGTttgtccagcctccagaaagcCTTCAGCAATTTCTCTTTAGGGACCAGTTGCATGAGGGCCCTCAGGAAATAGGCATAGGAAGCCCTGAGTGGACTCTCTAACCTCCAGTGCTGAGCATCCTGTTGTGGCCCCTGGTGGTTTATCATGAACTGATCCAGAGGATGTATACTCGCCTCGAGCCCCTGCTCATGCAGCTGGACTACAGCATGAAGGCAGAAGCTGATGCCTTGCATCACAAACACGACAAGAAGAGTAAGGGGCTCCCATGCCCAGGAGGGGGGTATGGGGGAAGGCATCGGTTTATGGCTCATGAAGTGCCCTGGAACTTAGATACTCTCTAGTCTCTTGACCACGTTTGTCCCCCACCACCGTCTCTGCTTGGTCACTGCCCTGCTGTTATTTCTCTAGAGCGGCAGGGGAAGAATGCACCCCCTGGAGGTGATGAGCCACTGGcggagacagagagtgaaagcGAAGCAGAACTGGCTGGCTTCTCCCCGGTGGTGAGGTCCAAGGGAGATGGGATGCCAAGTAGAGGCTGGAGGAGAATCTGCTTCAGAGCAGCTACTTCTCAAGAGGGTgggaggcagtgggtgggggtgcTTTTGAAAAATCGGTTctcttattttctcatctgttctgTTATCTGGGTTCTCCTGCAGGTGGATGTGAAGAAAACCGCATTGGCCTTGGCCATaacagactcagagctgtcagaCGAGGAGGCTTCTATCTTGGAGAGTGGTGGCTTCTCTGTATCCCGGGCCACAACTCCACAGCTAACTGATGTCTCAGAGGGTATGAGAAGCTCTTTGTCCTCCCAGTCTTCCTGTTCCCTGTTGTGGATGCTGGCCATGTTCTCTATCACCCCCAGAAATGTTTTTTCTGGGAACTGATCCTGTAATTCGACTTCAAGCTCTGAAAGACCTTAACGCCTAAGGCCTGGTCCAGTATTCCATGTCCTGAGTTCTCATCCTTGAATTGACTGCCTGTTGTGAGAGTTCAGAACAGCAGGCCCATCCGCCCATTCCTGACTCTTTGTTTTCTGCATAGATTTGGACCAGCAGAGCCTGCCAAGTGAGCCAGAGGAAGCCCTGAgccgggagctgggggagggagaggagacggAGCCAGTCCCTCCTGAAGACCTGCTGGGCCCTCCTCAGGCCCTCTCAAGGCAAGACCTGGACtcggaagaagaggaggaagatgtggTAGCCAAGGAAACCTTGCTTCGGCTCTCGTCCCCTCTTCACTTTGTGAACACGCACTTCAACGGGGCAGGCTCTCCCACACATGGAGGGAAGCTCTCCCCTGGAGGACCAGCGGAGACACTGAGCCCGGAGGCAGTGAGTGGTGACCTCCCCACTCCACCGAACACCCTGTCACCCCTACTTTGCCTGGCCGAAAGTGACCCGGTCCCCTCCCCCTCAgtgctcccacctcctccccaggacTTGCCCCAGCCCCTGTCTGTCCCTGAGGAAGAAGAGGCACTTACCACTGAGGACTTCGAGTTGCTGGATCAGGGGGAGCTGGAGCAGCTGAATGCTGAGCTGGGGTTGGGGCCAGAGACACCCTCAGAGCTCCCTGATGCTCCACCCCCTCCATCCCTAGGGCCCGACACCCTCTCTCTGGTACAGTCAGACCAAGAGGCTCAGGCCGTGGCAGAGCCATGAGCCACAGGGGAAGGAGTTGCAGGCACAGTAGGGTTTCCTGGCCAGGGACGTCACCGTTTCCTCTTTTCCCTACTCTAGGGAGGGGTCGTACATGGGGGAGCTGGCTGTCAGATGGTAGCCAGTCCaccctctgcctgcctgcctgcctgcctgcctgctgtcCCAGGCCTGGAACAGTGCCCGTGCCTGGGATTGGTTTTaagtttgtaaataattttacACTTGGGTTAGTGGATGTGAACAGGGCTAGGGAAGTCCTTCCCACAGCCTGCACTTGCCTCCCTGCCTCATCTCTACTCTCATTCCACTATGCCTCCAGCCCTGGTGGTcgttccctttctttttcctcctatcCTCAGGGACCTGTGCTGCTCTGTCCTCGTGTCCCACTGGTTGTTTAGTTTGGGCACTTGACCATTTGTCTTTCCTGTCCCGTGTTCCTCTCTGCTTTTTATATCCTGCCTGTGTCCTGTCCTTAGCAGCTCCATCCCCGCTCTTTGCCGGCTCCTTCCCAGCAGGTGGTGGCTAAGCTTTAGGGAGGCTCCTGTCTGGGTGGTACAGACTAAACCTGGGGTGGTGGGTCAGGCCGGTGGTTATGCACTTAACGTCACTATAGCCCACATAACCTGCACCGCGCCCTCGCCCTAGATCATCCCAGCCTTTCGTGATGAGGGAGGAGAGCGGGAATCCCACAGCATGTGCACCAGCACTGCATTAGTGAGCAGGAGCTCCGTCTTGTTGGGATGAAGGGTCCTCTTACTCTAGGAAGGAATAAAGCGACCGCTCTCTGGGCCGTGAATGGTCCTGGTGTGGTGGGACCCCAACTAGGGTCAGGAAGTGGACAGTAACATCTGTGCAGGTGTTGAGTGGAAAAATAAAGTGTTGATTGGCTAGAactgctgcctgcctgcctgcctcgcTGTGAGCTGCCTCCCACActgctctgttcctccctcacccctcacccctcactctTGTGCCCTCAGACTTGTTCCTGGCTATTTATTTACCTTGGTGCAAAACAAGGCCAGAAGCAAGGATTACCCCAACAGCCCTAACTTGCCCTTAGTCATCTTCCCTGACAGAGTGATCTGTACAGTGAGATTTAGCATGTGTGAATAAAGTGTACGCAGGAGGAAACTGCCTCGTCTTCCTAGTCAGTACAAATCGAGGACCAGAACGATCGTTTTCTGCCATGTTGCCTACAACCTCAGTGTCCCCACAAGTCCTGTCCCGTGCGCATATTCACAACTAGCTCGCTCAACCGTGACTTGTTTATACTGGGGACCCAAACAAGACCTATACCCATATCAAAACTGCTTTGAGTCCAAGGAACACTGAAGAAATAGTACGAATCAAAAGCAGAATATGTGCGTGGCACTCTTCCAAGaggtttattatatttattaactcaGTTTCCCCTCCTAATCCTGAGACACATAGCAACTCCAATTTTACAGGTGGGCTAACTTTCCTGAAGACCACAGTCCTAGTAAATGATGGAGTCTGGATCCAAACTTAAGCAGTTTGGCTCCAGCGAACGCCCTGGAACAGGAAGCCCCTGTTCATTAAAAGGGCGCAAATGGGGAGGTGTTGGAGGATGTAGGAACTATAGAGAACCAATCTAATAGCTTCGTAGAGTGGACTCCGGAATCCTTGCTCTTTAGGGGGAAGAACAACATTAGAGAAAGCCCTGAACTGAGCAGATGGCCTCTTTGAGAAATTCACGTTCTCTGCCTTCAGCTGGAAGCATCCTGTACTGCAAGGCTGCCTGATTTTGGGGGGTTGACTCCCATGCCATGTCTCTCCTAAGCACGTGagaatattttcctccatttatttcatcttttcctgAGAGACCATCCTTTAGGGTTGATTGAGGCCCTGTCCTCTGCCTCCAAAGGACCATGCACTTCTAATCATCTGGCGGtctcagaagggaaaaaatagagttCTAATCAACAAACAGGAGattcaagaaaaatagaattaactGATCAGAAAGACAATAGCTGCCATATGCGTCACcttgaatccattttttttaactgaattttttgtttacttattttgagaggagggaggggcagagaaagggagagagaatctcaagcaggcaccgtGTCCAGTGctgagccggatgcagggcttggtcccatgaccccgggatcatgatctgagctgaaattaagagtcagatgcttaactgactgagccacccagacacccccatttcCTTCTTACACTTACAGTCTGAAGACAGAGCCAAAAGCCTTGGATCAAAACATTCGCCATAGATTTGAAGTTCATGAGGGTCAATTCTTGACATTCACCTTGGTCTGATGGTTGCTACATGTTTGtctacaatttttttcattatcaggTGTCCTGGCTATTTCCTGCCCATGATGAAAGAGACAAGAAGAAAGCTTTTCCTGagtgaaagaaaaatgggcagagatgtGAAACCTACAATTTAGGCTAAACAAAAATCACCAGTAGTAGTACAGGCTGGGGCCACAAGAGTCGATTACATTTATGTTGGAGGAAGGGCAGTGCGCTTTAGTCAACTATACATTCAAACAGCTGACAGTGTAAGGTGTCTGGTCATAAACTTAATTTTAGGCTGCATTGCTAGAAATAGAGTTTCCCAAGCAAGGAAGATAATACCTGTAGTGTGCTGTGCACAAGTTAGAATACTGACAGGGGATGGCTTCCTACACTCATAGACAAGCTGACACAGTGCAGTGTGCCCAGTAGAGGATCACCAGAGATGAAGGCTGAAAATCGTCATCTGGGGAACCGGTGAGGGAACAGAGAATGTTGTCCCAAGAAAAGAGAGAGCTGAGCTGAGTCACATTAGCTGCCTTCAAACTTTGAAGGGTTATCTGTAGGACTTCAGAGGGCAGAGATTAAATCTTTGACAAGAATTTGATTAATAATAGTGCTTGGcagaatttgtttttctggtcAAAGGATATTGCAAAATGGAGTAGATTTAAATGATCTTTAAAAGTACAGAGATCAAGGATTAACAGATCAAGAACCGTCCATTCCATCGTGGAAGGACAATAACATACCACCATGTTGCTTTGCTTTTAACGTCTGACTGAAGTTTCCTTGGACTCCTTCCTGCTCCCTTAAATGTTGGTGATCGTCAAGTCTGTCACTGGTTCATCTTTCTTCCCACTGCCAGGGCAATTTCACACGTTTACCCATTTAGTTTCTACTCACG from Panthera leo isolate Ple1 chromosome C1, P.leo_Ple1_pat1.1, whole genome shotgun sequence encodes the following:
- the RETREG2 gene encoding reticulophagy regulator 2 isoform X1; protein product: MASGGGGGGNTGAGGGSGAGLSLGLGLGLSLGMGEATGEAEEEAATAEAVGRLATTLWLRLRGWEAVLAAAQRLLVWEKPLHSLVTAAALNGLFWLLSSSSLRPFFLLSVSLLAYFLLDLWQPRLFPDIAASSPEEPHSDSEGAGSGARPHLLSVPELCRYLAESWLTFQIHLQELLQYKRQNPAQFCARVCSGCAVLAVLGHYVPGIMISYIVLLSILLWPLVVYHELIQRMYTRLEPLLMQLDYSMKAEADALHHKHDKKKRQGKNAPPGGDEPLAETESESEAELAGFSPVVDVKKTALALAITDSELSDEEASILESGGFSVSRATTPQLTDVSEDLDQQSLPSEPEEALSRELGEGEETEPVPPEDLLGPPQALSRQDLDSEEEEEDVVAKETLLRLSSPLHFVNTHFNGAGSPTHGGKLSPGGPAETLSPEAVSGDLPTPPNTLSPLLCLAESDPVPSPSVLPPPPQDLPQPLSVPEEEEALTTEDFELLDQGELEQLNAELGLGPETPSELPDAPPPPSLGPDTLSLVQSDQEAQAVAEP
- the RETREG2 gene encoding reticulophagy regulator 2 isoform X2, with product MASGGGGGGNTGAGGGSGAGLSLGLGLGLSLGMGEATGEAEEEAATAEAVGRLATTLWLRLRGWEAVLAAAQRLLVWEKPLHSLVTAAALNGLFWLLSSSSLRPFFLLSVSLLAYFLLDLWQPRLFPDIAASSPEEPHSDSEGAGSGARPHLLSVPELCRYLAESWLTFQIHLQELLQYKRQNPAQFCARVCSGCAVLAVLGHYVPGIMISYIVLLSILLWPLVVYHELIQRMYTRLEPLLMQLDYSMKAEADALHHKHDKKKRQGKNAPPGGDEPLAETESESEAELAGFSPVDVKKTALALAITDSELSDEEASILESGGFSVSRATTPQLTDVSEDLDQQSLPSEPEEALSRELGEGEETEPVPPEDLLGPPQALSRQDLDSEEEEEDVVAKETLLRLSSPLHFVNTHFNGAGSPTHGGKLSPGGPAETLSPEAVSGDLPTPPNTLSPLLCLAESDPVPSPSVLPPPPQDLPQPLSVPEEEEALTTEDFELLDQGELEQLNAELGLGPETPSELPDAPPPPSLGPDTLSLVQSDQEAQAVAEP